One Helianthus annuus cultivar XRQ/B chromosome 12, HanXRQr2.0-SUNRISE, whole genome shotgun sequence genomic region harbors:
- the LOC110893312 gene encoding uncharacterized protein LOC110893312, with amino-acid sequence MVITTDSIPTPSIPTVTQQLSVLSEDNSRLREVNLENTRSPLRNSISYSNRNLRSSPDLEATPNVIPNRTGSFMATSNLSCLTNNGTQPADATPGHIAFNITSFSGTSGILQKSSFERLSSGKRKLIGRPRITSPIPIIDFTTEQIVVQDPLKGVSNDYLDHGDQCVTCEVCNAKLWNAEKGKGRKKDGKVCYFICCSYGIVELPDYKDARGSYRILFSNNGDESKHILKNIRRYNSMFAFTSMGGKVDSTVNRDGASSSSSTVDRKLIEHIKDVLDNDNELVKTYRRVRDSFQDNPNVNVKLRIIGTREKDGRTYNLPTAGEIATLIVGDIEKVVDNRDIVVETQTGELKRICELHPSYLALQYPILFPYGDDGYRIDIPHRGVVDVVNKTRPKFVYTIEFQKRGLPHAHLCLFMEPEFKLSTVDHVNSFISAEIPNRDEDPELFILVKEYMIHGPCGNARLSSPCMVDMKCSKGFPKKFQDHTTLDSNGFPLYRRRNNGASVVKNKVDLDNRSVVPYNKKLLKRYQAHINVEWCNQAASIKYLFKYINKGPDRATIAVVHGDNQPEEQPQDEIKEYYDCRYISACEASWRIFANEVHYRRPSVMRLPFHLPGQQPVVFGPDEDINSVLNKPSVKSSKFLSWMERNKDPNDLLARTLTYVQFPIFYVWKLDKRVWEPRKGKKSIGRIHSVSPSLGEAYFLRILLNKVRGPTSFDDIKTVNGKVYDTYRDACYALGLLDDDSEYVEAIKEANLTGSSSYIRNLFSTMLLSSSLSRPEVVWESSWRYMADDFVYRLAKYHRVTALSIPDHQLKNYVLVEIEKFLLRNNSSLRRFESMPYPDMSSSGISDCRLIYEEQAYDTTYLGNLYDSQLTMLTDEQRSVFEEIMAAVNSDNGRIFFLYGYGGTGKTFLWKTLSAAIRSRGQIVLNVASSGIASLLLDGGRTAYSRFSIPLNLTEDSVCNIKPESDLSKLLHETKLIILDEAPMVHKHAFEALDRTMNDVFNIDTYLNSEIRFGGKVIVFGGDFRQILLVVPNGGRQEIVNASLCSSYLWSKCKLLRLTRNMRLTVGRSTTDVDEINTFGKWLLDLGEGNVGGPNDGEATIEIPQDLLITDPSDPIGSLIDFVYPSILENVDAHNYFSDRAILAPKNEVVHEINDRLLAMFPGEEKEYLSSDSLCPSEDVNSTQQRLYSPDVLNGLKISGQPNHRLVLKVGVPVMLLRNIDQRNGLCNGTRLQVKKLHNRVIEAEIISGSNIGTCTYIPRLNLIPSDKKIPFSFQRRQFPLAVCFAMTINKSQGQSLSRVGLYLKQPVFSHGQLYVPLSRVKTRNGVKILILDNNGKPTDKTTNVVYKEIFNEL; translated from the exons ATGGTCATAACAACTGATTCGATACCAACTCCTTCTATTCCGACCGTTACACAACAATTATCTGTTTTATCTGAag ATAACAGCCGTTTAAGGGAAGTAAATTTGGAGAATACAAGATCTCCTCTGAGAAATAGTATATCATATTCCAATAGGAATTTACGTAGCTCTCCTGATCTAGAAGCAACTCCAAATGTCATTCCTAATCGAACTGGATCATTCATGGCAACAA GTAATTTAAGTTGTCTTACGAACAATGGTACTCAACCAGCAGACGCTACTCCGGGTCATATTGCGTTTAACATTACGTCATTTAGTGGCACCTCTGGTATTCTTCAAAAATCTTCTTTTGAAAGGTTGTCATCCGGTAAACGTAAGTTAATTGGTAGACCACGAATTACTTCTCCAATACCAATTATTGATTTTACCACAGAGCAGATTGTAGTTCAAGATCCcttgaaaggtgtttcaaatg ATTATTTGGATCATGGTGACCAATGCGTTACTTGTGAAGTATGTAATGCAAAGTTGTGGAATGCAGaaaaaggaaaaggaagaaaaaaggATGGAAAAGTTTGCTATTTCATTTGTTGTTCTTATGGCATAGTAGAGCTTCCAGATTACAAAGATGCCAGAGGAAGTTATCGAATCCTGTTTAGTAACAATGGTGATGAAAGCAagcatattttgaaaaatattcgCCGTTACAATTCAATGTTCGCATTTACTTCAATGGGTGGTAAGGTTGATTCGACGGTTAACAGAG ATGgtgcatcttcttcttcttcaactgTTGATCGTAAACTAATTGAACATATAAAGGATGTACTAGACAATGACAATGAGTTGGTCAAAACTTACAGAAGAGTTAGGGATTCCTTCCAAGACAACCCTAATGTAAATGTGAAGCTTCGAATAATTGGAACAAGAGAAAAAGATGGTCGCACGTATAACTTACCAACGGCTGGTGAGATTGCTACTCTCATTGTTGGTGATATCGAAAAGGTCGTTGACAATAGAGATATTGTAGTTGAGACTCAAACAGGTGAACTTAAAAGAATTTGTGAGTTGCATCCATCATATCTCGCACTACAATATCCGATTTTGTTTCCGTACGGAGATGATGGCTACAGAATTGATATCCCTCATAGAGGTGTTGTTGATGTTGTTAATAAAACACGTCCAAAGT tTGTTTACACTATCGAGTTCCAAAAACGTGGTTTGCCTCATGCCCATTTATGCTTATTCATGGAACCTGAATTCAAATTATCTACTGTGGACCATGTTAATTCATTTATATCTGCAGAAATTCCAAATAGAGATGAAGATCCAGAATTATTCATCCTGGTGAAAGAGTATATGATACATGGTCCATGTGGTAATGCTAGGTTGAGCTCTCCATGTATGGTAGATATGAAGTGTTCAAAAGGCTTTCCAAAAAAGTTTCAAGATCATACAACACTAGATTCAAACGGGTTTCCATTATACAGAAGGAGAAACAATGGTGCTTCTGTTGTGAAAAATAAAGTTGACCTTGATAACAGGAGTGTGGTTCCCTACAACAAAAAATTATTGAAAAGATATCAAGCTCATATCAACGTTGAATGGTGCAATCAAGCCGCGTCTATAAAATATCTTTTTAAATACATCAATAAAGGTCCTGATAGAGCCACTATAGCTGTTGTGCATGGTGATAATCAACCGGAAGAGCAACCACAAGACGAGATCAAAGAGTATTACGATTGCCGCTATATATCAGCTTGCGAAGCATCTTGGAGGATATTTGCTAACGAAGTACATTATAGAAGACCTTCTGTTATGAGGCTTCCATTTCATCTACCTGGCCAACAACCTGTTGTTTTCGGCCCTGACGAGGATATTAACTCTGTTCTAAACAAACCGTCAGTTAAATCTTCAAAGTTTCTATCATGGATGGAACGTAATAAAGACCCAAATGACCTGTTGGCACGTACACTTACATACGTTCAGTTCCCTATTTTTTATGTATGGAAGCTTGACAAGCGAGTATGGGAACCAAGAAAAGGGAAAAAATCAATTGGCAGGATTCATTCCGTATCTCCATCTTTAGGTGAAGCATATTTTTTGAGAATTCTTCTTAACAAGGTTAGAGGACCAACATCGTTTGACGACATTAAAACAGTTAATGGTAAAGTTTACGATACATACAGAGATGCTTGCTACGCACTTGGTCTTTTAGATGATGATTCAGAGTATGTGGAGGCAATAAAAGAAGCAAATTTAACTGGAAGCTCTTCATACATTCGGAATTTATTTTCTACGATGTTGTTATCCAGTAGTCTTTCTAGACCTGAGGTTGTTTGGGAAAGTTCGTGGAGATACATGGCAGACGATTTTGTTTACAGACTAGCAAAATACCATCGAGTTACAG CGTTATCAATTCCGGATCACCAACTGAAGAACTATGTCTTGGTCGAAATTGAAAAGTTTTTATTGCGAAATAATTCTTCGTTGCGAAGATTTGAATCAATGCCATATCCAGATATGTCGTCTTCAGGTATTTCAGATTGTCGTTTGATATACGAGGAGCAGGCATATGATACAACATACCTTGGAAATCTGTACGATAGTCAATTGACAATGTTAACTGATGAACAACGCTCTGTTTTTGAAGAGATTATGGCAGCAGTAAACAGTGATAACGGTCGGATTTTTTTCCTTTATGGGTATGGTGGAACAGGTAAAACATTTTTATGGAAGACATTGTCTGCTGCAATTAGATCAAGAGGTCAAATCGTGTTAAATGTGGCTTCAAGTGGAATTGCATCGTTGTTGTTAGATGGTGGCAGGACTGCATATTCCAGGTTTAGCATACCGTTGAATCTTACTGAAGATTCGGTATGTAATATAAAACCAGAAAGTGATTTATCTAAATTACTTCATGAGACTAAATTGATAATTTTGGATGAAGCACCTATGGTTCACAAACATGCATTTGAAGCGCTCGATAGAACAATGAATGACGTTTTCAACATTGACACATATCTCAATTCTGAAATCCGGTTTGGAGGTAAGGTTATTGTTTTTGGAGGAGATTTTAGACAAATATTACTTGTTGTTCCAAATGGTGGGAGACAAGAGATTGTTAATGCCTCCTTATGTTCGTCTTATTTGTGGAGTAAATGTAAATTGCTAAGACTAACTAGAAACATGAGGTTAACGGTTGGAAGATCTACGACTGATGTTGATGAAATAAATACTTTTGGCAAATGGCTTTTGGATTTGGGTGAGGGTAACGTTGGTggtccaaatgatggagaagcaACTATTGAAATACCACAAGATCTTTTGATTACTGATCCATCAGATCCAATTGGAAGTTTAATTGATTTTGTTTATCCATCAATCTTGGAAAACGTAGACGCCCATAACTATTTCAGTGACCGGGCTATACTTGCACCTAAAAATGAAGTTGTTCATGAGATTAATGACAGGTTGCTAGCAATGTTTCCTGGTGAAGAAAAAGAGTATCTTAGCTCTGACAGTCTTTGTCCGTCTGAAGATGTAAATTCTACACAACAAAGACTTTACTCTCCGGATGTGCTCAATGGTCTTAAAATATCAGGCCAACCAAATCATAGGTTAGTCCTTAAAGTTGGTGTTCCAGTGATGTTATTAAGAAATATTGATCAACGGAATGGATTGTGCAACGGTACAAGGCTACAAGTAAAAAAACTGCACAACCGTGTAATAGAAGCGGAGATAATATCTGGTTCAAATATTGGTACTTGCACATATATCCCTCGATTAAACTTGATACCTTCTGATAAAAAgattcctttttcttttcaaagAAGGCAATTTCCACTGGCCGTATGTTTTGCAATGACCATCAACAAAAGTCAAGGCCAATCTCTTTCAAGAGTTGGTTTGTACCTCAAACAACCGGTCTTCTCTCATGGTCAATTGTATGTTCCCTTATCAAGGgtgaaaacaagaaatggtgtcaAGATACTCATACTTGACAACAACGGAAAACCTACGGATAAAACAACTAATGTGGTGTATAAAGAGATATTCAACGAATTGTGA
- the LOC110893313 gene encoding uncharacterized protein LOC110893313 — translation MEKLGSELIVDEIFTRLHAKAIGRFKCLSNFFRDELSNNNFEIMHSRRIISSLQKKLLSLKDNTIVVDNIVGGNLQADTSKTIISPSNVHPSYLRVLASFKGLLLICNERMFCELILWNPTTRRFKILADDYFDRNFERNAATGGMYFDNSNDLKVLHINRYRNVLNARVYSRHRESWRKINSLNVTNYASTYYSWSPGIYSGRSIYFMVSNYWFPPGERHMVVFDVVSETFSTIPFPEVLDLNPWQGHFLSIEMKLHVIVVGRSENLYADLFKFEDEAWVKVFSFNTPHVVDYLERRRRNNIIQDNKWLIISIWGDIFEVDLSNESFEYLQHVDDYTGPKGALFIETTMSPIV, via the coding sequence ATGGAGAAGCTTGGGTCTGAATTGATTGTGGACGAAATTTTCACAAGGCTACATGCAAAAGCTATCGGCCGTTTCAAGTGTCTATCCAATTTTTTTCGTGATGAACTGTCAAATAATAATTTTGAGATTATGCATTCTCGGCGAATTATAAGTTCGCTACAAAAGAAGCTTCTTTCCTTAAAAGACAACACAATTGTTGTTGACAACATAGTAGGGGGTAATTTGCAAGCCGATACAAGCAAAACTATAATTTCTCCATCTAATGTCCATCCTTCATACTTACGTGTTTTAGCGTCCTTTAAAGGTCTGTTATTAATTTGCAATGAAAGGATGTTTTGTGAGCTCattctttggaatccaacaacAAGGCGCTTTAAAATTTTGGCCGATGACTACTTTgatcgtaattttgagcgaaACGCTGCTACTGGTGGAATGTACTTTGACAACTCGAACGATCTCAAAGTTCTCCACATCAATCGTTACCGTAATGTTCTTAATGCTCGAGTTTACTCACGTCATCGTGAGTCATGGAGAAAGATAAATTCATTGAACGTCACTAATTATGCTTCAACATATTATTCATGGTCTCCCGGTATTTATTCTGGTAGAAGCATTTATTTTATGGTTTCCAATTATTGGTTTCCACCAGGTGAGAGACACATGGTAGTTTTCGACGTTGTTTCCGAAACTTTCAGCACAATTCCTTTTCCCGAGGTTTTGGATTTGAATCCTTGGCAAGGACATTTTTTGAGCATTGAAATGAAGCTGCACGTCATTGTTGTTGGACGGTCTGAAAACCTATATGCTGATTTGTTCAAATTTGAAGATGAGGCTTGGGTCAAGGTGTTTTCTTTCAATACGCCTCATGTTGTTGATTATCTTGAAAGGCGTCGAAGGAATAATATAATTCAAGACAACAAGTGGCTCATAATAAGCATTTGGGGTGATATTTTTGAAGTTGACCTTTCCAACGAATCTTTTGAGTACCTCCAACATGTTGATGACTACACCGGTCCTAAAGGAGCTTTATTTATCGAGACCACTATGTCACCTATAGTTTag
- the LOC110893311 gene encoding protein DOG1-like 3, whose protein sequence is MTTSTSNHGSSFHHWIFLQQADLEELMNVLTTVSEADIELLHRVSQKTIQHLSDYQQTRSVHHGGDALSIYKPSSFENSLFWIGGLKPSIYIRLVYSIAGIDSKKLEFELSKLLIIGDRIGSKREMECSDMQVKLIEALHVETVKSEDKISSRMANLQECVAIEPLVIGYSDGVEQALEAHRVAFNEVVMDADELRVKVLKELVDHILTPLQGVHLLVASTRLHLSIHEWGKR, encoded by the coding sequence ATGACCACCTCCACCTCCAACCATGGATCAAGCTTCCACCACTGGATTTTCTTACAGCAAGCCGATCTTGAGGAGCTCATGAACGTTCTAACCACAGTCTCGGAAGCCGACATCGAACTGCTCCATCGTGTCAGTCAGAAAACCATCCAACACCTCAGTGACTACCAGCAAACGAGGTCGGTTCACCACGGTGGTGACGCGCTATCGATCTACAAACCGTCATCGTTCGAAAACTCGTTGTTTTGGATTGGTGGACTCAAGCCTTCCATCTATATCCGTCTTGTGTACTCCATTGCAGGAATTGATTCTAAAAAGCTCGAATTCGAACTTTCGAAATTGCTTATTATTGGCGACAGAATTGGGAGCAAAAGGGAGATGGAATGCAGTGACATGCAAGTGAAGTTAATAGAAGCTCTTCATGTAGAAACGGTTAAAAGTGAAGACAAGATTTCTTCCAGGATGGCTAACTTGCAGGAATGCGTGGCGATTGAGCCGCTAGTGATCGGTTATTCGGACGGTGTGGAGCAGGCTCTGGAGGCTCACAGGGTGGCGTTCAATGAGGTTGTGATGGATGCTGATGAACTTAGAGTTAAGGTGTTGAAGGAACTTGTTGATCATATTTTGACACCACTTCAAGGGGTTCATCTTCTTGTTGCATCAACTAGACTTCATCTCTCCATTCATGAGTGGGGTAAAAGATAG